The Syntrophorhabdaceae bacterium DNA window GGAGGGCTTCATCGAGGCGTCGGAAACAGGAAGCACAGTACGGACGAACACCTTTGAGACAAAATTCGGACTAACGCTTCATCGCATCGCCGGTGAGGGATTTGTGGTGAAGAAAAAAAGAATATATCTCGGGACCGTGATACCTACCCTGGAACAGAAATGAGAGTGGTCGATCGTATACTCCTGAAAGAAATCGTGCGGCCTTTGCGTACGACCTTTTCAACTTCGCTTGGCCAAAAAGACGTGATGAAAAGCGTAATCGTTCAGATTCGTCTTAAAGACGGCTTAACAGGCACGGGCGAATGCCCGACGAGCTTTGCCGTGAAAGACGAAACCGTAGCGGCCATCAAATGTATTATCCGTGACGTTAGCCCGCAGCTAAAGGGACTCCCCATTGAGGCCTACGGTGAGAAGATAGGTGAGTTCCGAAGACGCTTTCCGCAGTATCCCATGACCATATCCGGACTGGAAGTAGCCCTGTTCAGGGCGTATCTCGCGAGCGCGGGCAGGACAGAACACGCCTATTTCGGAGGAAAGCTTGATGTACTCGAAACGGACATTACCATACCCTACACCACGGATATCAACACAATCGAAACGTGGATCGAATATGCAGTAAGAAAAGGGTTTACCACATATAAATTCAAGGTGAGCGGACGTCTTCGTGATGACGCGAACCTTATCTCCGAGGTGTACCGGCGATTGAGAGATAAGATGCGCGCATTCACTGTGCGGTTGGACGGCAACCAGGGCTTCACAGAAAAAACCTGTCTTGATTTCTTCGATTTCCTCGTGAGAAACGCCTATCCGGTTGAGCTCTTCGAACAGCCGCTGCGTAAGGACGATTACAGAGGATTGAGACAGATAAAGAAGCGCTCCCCCGTGCCTATCATCCTCGACGAGACGGTCTTTACTGTCACCGACCTTGAGCGCGCCGTAGAAGATAATCTCTGTCACGGTATTAACATCAAGATAGCGAAAAGCGGGATCGACGAGTCGCTCAAGCTCTATAAGGCCGCGAAGAAGCACGGACTCAAACGTATGATCGGCTGCATGACCGAGACCATGGTGGGGCTTTCGGCGGGTATAGATTTCGCCGCAGGCAAAGGCGGATTCGACTATATCGACCTCGACGCAGTGCACTTTCTTTATCACTGCAACACGTACGGTCCCATGCGCATTGTTGGTAAGAGCTACATTCTGTCTGGCGGATAGACCCAAGGCGCATAAGGTTTTGGGGCGACATTATCCAAGGCCGCATTCATTGACAACCGAGCATGGGAAATACTAATACTTCGTAAAAGCCGGATAAAGGGGCTCACATAGTACTAAACCGTGAAGGCGCTTGAGAGGATGAGGAAGATGGCTCACCGGTCTTCCATGACCAACTGAAAAGCTCTGCCAAAGATGAGAGAAGCATAACGACAACAAGGCGATCGACACGGGTCTTACGATTGAGAGGGCGGTTAAGACGGTGCTATCCATGAAGCAAGTAAGAACGCCCGATTTGGGTGGGACGAGTAGCACCGCCGGGGTCGGAGATGCCGTGCCGCGTCAGATAATTGCGCCATTGGGTGAGTTACAATAAGCGGTAATCGGATATGCCGTCAAGGACCATTTGAATGCCGATGGTCGCCACAACAAGACCCGTAATCCTGATCAGGGCGCCCATGAACCCGTGCCGCGTCAGGACGCGGCTGATCGCACCCGAATAAAGCATGATGATGAGGTTGATGAGAACGGCAGCTATGATTGCGATTGACGTCATAAAAATGCCGTACTTGACCGGAAACGAAAGCGAGGCCGATATAGTGGCCGGTCCCGCAATCATGGGTGATGCAAGAGGCACAATGGACATGTCTGCAAGTTTCATGTTCTCGTCGAACTCGAAGAACACGCCCTTGTTCAATGCCTCGAATCCACGATAGAGCAGTACCAATCCACCGGCTATCTTGAAGGCATAAATCTGAACATGGAAGATGTTTCTCAGTATGATGTTGCCCGCCACGGAAAAAAAGATCAGGATCAGTATGGCCACAAGTGATGCCCTGAGCGCTACCTGTCGTATTTGTTTGAAGTCGGCCTTTTCAGACAGGGTGGAGATAATAAAGATCTTGCTGATCGGGTTGATGAGCGCCACCAGGGCGAGCATGCAATCAAGAAAGTGCTTAAGCCAGATCTCGTGAAACATGGCTCTTACCTCTTTGTCCTTTCCCGGACGACGACCTCTAATCTGCCCTTGAAAAGGCTCACCACAAGGTTCTCGTCTTTTTCCACCCAGCTGCTGTCGAGGACGATTTCACCGGTTTGTTTTTTTTGTGTGACGCTGTAACCGCGCTTCAGAATGTTATCGGGGTTCAAGTCTTCGATTCTCTGTGAAAGGCCCTCCACCTTCTTTCGCGTGTCCCTCATGTAGTTGGAAACGCCATGCATGAGGCTCGCGGCGAGGTCATCGAGGTACATGCTGTGGCTTGCAAAGAAGTCCTTCCTCTCTCTTAATTCCGCCGCATTATGATAAAAGAGAAATTTGGCGCGCTCAATCCTGTTCTTCATATTCTGTGCGAGGCCATTTTTGAATGCTTCGATAGCACCCCGTATGTCGTTCTTGTCCGGAACCGTCATATCCGCGGCTGCAGTGGGTGTTGGCGCCCTCACATCGGCGGCGAAGTCGGCGATAGTGAAATCGATCTCGTGGCCGACCGCCGAAACCACAGGCGTTACGCAGGCGCAAATTGCCCGGGCCACGTTCTCTGCGTTAAAGCAGGCGAGGTCTTCAAGGGAACCGCCGCCTCTGCCCACAATGATTACATCGACATTCTCCGCCGTGTCCAGGTAATGGATGCCCTGCGCGATCTCGGCGGATGCTTCTTCTCCCTGGACCTTCACAGGGTATATGACTACAGACATATTTGGGAACTTTGAGTAAATAATCCTCAACATGTCCCGAATCGCTGCTCCCACGGGGGATGTGACAATGCCCAACCGTCGGGGTAAGAGGGGCAGGGGTTTCTTTCTTGTTTCGTCGAACAGACCTTCCTTGAAAAGCTTCTCTTTGAGTGCGAGGAATTGGAGATAGAGGTTCCCCTGGTCCGTCTTTACCGTCATATCAGCGACGATGAGCTGGTATTCGCCCCGCTTCTCGTAGACGTCAATCCTCCCCTCGCAGACCACGGTGTCGCCGTCCTTTAAGAGTGGCTTGCCGGAAAACTTTCCGCGATGATTAAAGGCCACAGCTTTCATCATGGCCGTATCATCTTTGAGCGTGAAATAGAGGTGTCCCGAGGGATAGAGCTTGGCGTTGGAAACCTCTCCCTCCACGCGGACGTTTCTGAAACGTCCGCCTATGAGTTGCTTGAGTATTGCCGTGAGTTCCGTCACGGTGTAGATCGCTGTGTCGACTGTGGGAAAGAGAGCCATTTATTTTTTTAAATAATCCTTCATACGTTTCATGGAGCAGAACTCGCCGCACATGCTGCACACATCATCGCGAAGGTTCCTCTCTTTACGAAACCGTCTGATCTTTTCCGGGTCGATCGCGCATTTGATCTGACCCTCCCAGTTGAGCGCTTTGCGGTATGTGGACATTGCCCTGTCGCGCGCAAAGGCTTTTTCGTTGCCGCGTGCAACATCCGCCGCGTGGGCGGCTATCTTTGTCACCATGACACCGTCCCACACATCCTCAGCCGAGGGCAGACCCAGGTGTTCTGACGGGGTTACGTAGCAGAGAAAATCCGCCCCGAAGTATCCGGCGAGCGCACCGCCGATGGCGGAGGTAATGTGATCGTAACCGGGGGCTATATCTGTCACGATAGGCCCCAACACATAAAAAGGGGCCTCGTTACAG harbors:
- a CDS encoding MarC family protein is translated as MFHEIWLKHFLDCMLALVALINPISKIFIISTLSEKADFKQIRQVALRASLVAILILIFFSVAGNIILRNIFHVQIYAFKIAGGLVLLYRGFEALNKGVFFEFDENMKLADMSIVPLASPMIAGPATISASLSFPVKYGIFMTSIAIIAAVLINLIIMLYSGAISRVLTRHGFMGALIRITGLVVATIGIQMVLDGISDYRLL
- the xseA gene encoding exodeoxyribonuclease VII large subunit, with amino-acid sequence MALFPTVDTAIYTVTELTAILKQLIGGRFRNVRVEGEVSNAKLYPSGHLYFTLKDDTAMMKAVAFNHRGKFSGKPLLKDGDTVVCEGRIDVYEKRGEYQLIVADMTVKTDQGNLYLQFLALKEKLFKEGLFDETRKKPLPLLPRRLGIVTSPVGAAIRDMLRIIYSKFPNMSVVIYPVKVQGEEASAEIAQGIHYLDTAENVDVIIVGRGGGSLEDLACFNAENVARAICACVTPVVSAVGHEIDFTIADFAADVRAPTPTAAADMTVPDKNDIRGAIEAFKNGLAQNMKNRIERAKFLFYHNAAELRERKDFFASHSMYLDDLAASLMHGVSNYMRDTRKKVEGLSQRIEDLNPDNILKRGYSVTQKKQTGEIVLDSSWVEKDENLVVSLFKGRLEVVVRERTKR
- a CDS encoding enolase C-terminal domain-like protein; translation: MRVVDRILLKEIVRPLRTTFSTSLGQKDVMKSVIVQIRLKDGLTGTGECPTSFAVKDETVAAIKCIIRDVSPQLKGLPIEAYGEKIGEFRRRFPQYPMTISGLEVALFRAYLASAGRTEHAYFGGKLDVLETDITIPYTTDINTIETWIEYAVRKGFTTYKFKVSGRLRDDANLISEVYRRLRDKMRAFTVRLDGNQGFTEKTCLDFFDFLVRNAYPVELFEQPLRKDDYRGLRQIKKRSPVPIILDETVFTVTDLERAVEDNLCHGINIKIAKSGIDESLKLYKAAKKHGLKRMIGCMTETMVGLSAGIDFAAGKGGFDYIDLDAVHFLYHCNTYGPMRIVGKSYILSGG